Proteins encoded within one genomic window of Companilactobacillus zhachilii:
- a CDS encoding nitroreductase, with protein MDLIEVVKKRHSVRHFSQKSVATSDIKEIIKLAQLAPSWVNSQPWKVYAATGKTLEQIKADYEQKDHLNEKSHPDFPVMHRDDWNNRTQANMKQWRHEIVHHFADFDEAHHIMSDASEHLNYAPVILFLTMPKDSSLWSVFDMGSFGQTIMLAAKDKGLDTIPNYNSVRFPEVLRKQLDIPEDETIVVGISLGYAEDIKINTYQSKREPLEDVLKISK; from the coding sequence ATGGATTTAATTGAAGTTGTAAAAAAACGTCACTCGGTTCGACACTTTAGTCAAAAAAGTGTCGCTACGTCTGACATAAAAGAAATTATCAAACTAGCTCAACTGGCTCCTTCATGGGTTAATTCTCAACCTTGGAAAGTCTATGCTGCAACTGGCAAAACTTTGGAACAAATTAAAGCTGATTATGAGCAAAAAGACCACTTGAATGAAAAATCTCATCCCGATTTTCCGGTCATGCATCGTGATGACTGGAACAATCGTACTCAAGCCAATATGAAACAGTGGCGTCACGAAATTGTTCATCATTTTGCTGACTTTGATGAGGCACATCACATTATGTCCGATGCCAGTGAACATCTTAATTACGCACCTGTAATTTTATTTTTAACTATGCCAAAGGATTCATCTCTTTGGTCCGTTTTTGATATGGGTTCTTTTGGTCAAACAATTATGTTGGCCGCGAAAGATAAGGGATTAGATACGATTCCTAATTACAACAGTGTCCGTTTTCCTGAAGTTCTTCGGAAACAATTAGATATTCCCGAAGATGAAACAATTGTTGTGGGTATTTCACTTGGTTATGCCGAAGATATTAAAATTAATACTTATCAATCCAAGCGTGAACCACTTGAAGATGTTTTAAAAATCAGTAAATAA
- a CDS encoding sugar O-acetyltransferase produces MKSEMDVGTKAYEQIEKINHRNQLLVQQLNDTPHTQPEIRKLVSQITNEKIDETTEIRLPFYTDFGQNLHLGKNVYISNCSMFVDLGGIYIGDNVLIGPNATITSVNHHINPEQRRHLKFKSVYIHDNAWLGANVTVTPGTTIGENAIVAAGAVVTKNVPANTIVAGIPARVIKTIKEKN; encoded by the coding sequence ATGAAATCAGAAATGGACGTGGGAACTAAAGCCTACGAACAAATTGAAAAAATTAATCATAGGAATCAACTTTTAGTTCAACAATTAAATGACACGCCACATACACAACCGGAAATACGAAAATTGGTCAGTCAAATTACAAATGAGAAAATTGATGAAACGACCGAAATTAGATTGCCATTTTATACAGATTTTGGACAAAATTTGCATCTTGGTAAAAATGTTTATATCAGTAATTGCTCGATGTTTGTTGATTTGGGTGGGATTTACATTGGCGATAATGTTTTGATTGGACCTAATGCCACGATTACATCGGTTAATCACCATATTAATCCTGAACAAAGACGTCATTTGAAATTTAAATCAGTTTATATTCACGACAACGCTTGGTTAGGTGCTAATGTCACTGTGACCCCAGGAACGACTATCGGTGAAAATGCAATTGTAGCCGCTGGGGCAGTGGTAACAAAAAATGTTCCTGCTAATACGATTGTCGCCGGGATACCTGCACGAGTGATTAAAACAATTAAGGAGAAAAATTAA
- a CDS encoding nucleoside 2-deoxyribosyltransferase, with protein sequence MKIYFAASIRGGRSDVKIYQKLIDFLNQDNQVLTEHIGNDNLSVTSQSQTDDKYIRDRDINWLKETDLVVAETSNPSLGVGYELGYAERLHKPVVILHNSTKSQLSAMINGTDYFKDIFEYQTVDEAIEILKNYRGIQN encoded by the coding sequence ATGAAAATTTACTTTGCAGCGTCAATTCGCGGCGGTCGAAGCGATGTGAAAATTTATCAAAAATTAATCGATTTTCTCAATCAAGATAATCAGGTTTTAACAGAACATATCGGGAATGATAACTTATCAGTCACTAGTCAAAGTCAGACAGATGATAAATATATTCGTGACCGCGATATTAATTGGCTCAAAGAAACAGATTTAGTTGTGGCTGAGACTTCCAATCCTAGTTTGGGTGTTGGTTATGAGTTGGGCTATGCGGAAAGATTGCATAAACCTGTGGTCATTTTGCATAATTCAACTAAGAGCCAGTTGTCAGCCATGATCAATGGGACGGATTATTTTAAGGACATTTTTGAATATCAAACAGTCGATGAAGCTATCGAGATTCTAAAAAATTATAGGGGGATTCAAAATTGA
- a CDS encoding LysR family transcriptional regulator translates to MDVRVLRYFLAIAQEQNISRAARLLHISQPALSRQIADLETSLGTQLFIRGKRQIQLTQDGYYLLERAQEIVNLVDKTTYNLQKQDIVSGTLDIGAGESIAVQCVMDTVHDIIHKYPEIQVNFNSGDHTVIESALDSGILEFGIIMGHHELGNYHTLSLPESNRWGILMRQDEQLASKQTIQSRDLLGRPLIASRQIKHHRDFKKWSQGLYDQYNFIGSYNLIFNASLLVKTGACMALTYEHLVDISPDSELTFRPLSPELTDPNTLIWSKKRTLPEVDQLFLKTLKEKIGE, encoded by the coding sequence ATGGATGTAAGAGTTTTACGTTACTTTTTAGCTATTGCTCAGGAACAAAATATCTCCCGAGCTGCCCGTTTATTGCATATTTCTCAACCAGCCTTATCTCGTCAAATTGCCGATTTAGAAACCAGTCTTGGCACACAATTATTTATCCGTGGCAAAAGACAAATTCAACTAACTCAAGATGGCTATTATTTATTAGAACGCGCGCAAGAAATCGTCAATTTGGTTGATAAAACAACCTATAACCTACAAAAACAAGATATTGTCAGTGGAACCTTAGACATTGGGGCTGGTGAAAGTATCGCCGTCCAATGTGTAATGGACACCGTACATGACATCATCCATAAATATCCTGAAATTCAAGTTAACTTTAATAGTGGCGATCATACAGTGATTGAGTCGGCTTTGGACAGTGGTATTTTGGAATTTGGTATCATCATGGGACATCATGAATTGGGAAACTACCACACTTTGTCCTTACCTGAGTCTAATCGCTGGGGGATTTTAATGCGTCAGGATGAACAATTAGCTTCGAAGCAAACAATTCAGTCGCGTGATTTACTTGGTCGACCTTTGATTGCTTCCAGACAAATCAAGCATCATCGTGATTTCAAAAAGTGGAGCCAAGGATTATATGATCAATACAATTTCATTGGCTCCTACAATCTAATTTTCAATGCCAGCTTATTGGTTAAAACAGGAGCCTGTATGGCATTGACTTATGAACACCTCGTTGATATTTCACCTGACAGCGAATTGACTTTTCGACCATTATCTCCAGAATTGACCGATCCTAATACTTTGATTTGGAGTAAAAAAAGAACCTTACCCGAAGTCGACCAATTGTTTTTGAAAACACTCAAAGAAAAGATTGGAGAATGA
- a CDS encoding alpha/beta hydrolase: MDVEIKRDGLTLRGTFEKPVADKFNLVVLMHGFTSDRGMNPDQLLYQLAKNFEEKGLATLRFDFNGHGQSDGKFEDMTVLNEIGDAKAILDYARQIDGVEKIYLLGHSQGGVVASMIAGYYPEKIAKLALLAPAATLKDDALKGDTQGFTYDPHNIPDTLPIKKGLTLGGFYLRTAQTLPIYEVAQLYRGPVCLVHGLKDTVVNKIASTRYDDVYANDTLHLLDDADHGFNIGNSRREALDIATDFFLQ; the protein is encoded by the coding sequence ATGGATGTCGAAATAAAGCGTGATGGATTAACATTAAGAGGAACTTTTGAAAAACCTGTAGCTGACAAATTTAATTTAGTAGTTTTGATGCACGGTTTTACGTCTGATCGAGGGATGAATCCAGACCAATTATTGTATCAATTAGCTAAAAATTTTGAGGAAAAAGGGTTGGCAACGTTACGCTTTGATTTTAATGGTCATGGTCAGTCAGATGGTAAGTTTGAAGATATGACTGTTCTGAATGAAATCGGTGATGCCAAGGCTATTTTGGACTATGCTCGACAAATTGATGGTGTTGAAAAAATTTATTTGTTGGGTCACTCACAAGGTGGAGTTGTTGCTAGTATGATAGCCGGATACTATCCAGAAAAGATTGCTAAATTAGCACTTTTGGCTCCAGCGGCCACTTTGAAAGATGATGCGTTAAAAGGTGATACTCAAGGCTTTACATATGATCCACATAATATTCCCGATACTTTACCAATTAAAAAGGGCCTAACTTTAGGTGGATTTTATTTACGAACAGCTCAAACTTTACCTATTTATGAAGTGGCACAATTGTATCGAGGACCAGTTTGTTTAGTTCATGGATTGAAAGATACAGTCGTAAATAAGATTGCTTCAACACGTTATGATGATGTTTACGCCAACGATACTTTGCATTTGTTAGATGATGCTGACCATGGCTTTAACATTGGTAATTCACGACGAGAAGCTCTGGATATTGCGACAGATTTTTTCCTTCAATAA
- a CDS encoding NAD(P)H-binding protein: MTNVLIIGATGTIGGAVRQTLLKETDDQLTLFARSASRLSVSDREKVVAGDVMKDADLDNAMANQDAVFVALSGPLGQFAKKIVAAMDRNNVSRLLFITSMGIYNEIPASVGSNGNLENNSVLRSYREAADVVEGSDLNYTVIRPGWFTNGPVNYEITRKGEPFGGHDVSISSIADFVKNAVADETYYSHDSVGLNTK; this comes from the coding sequence ATGACAAATGTATTAATTATTGGTGCAACTGGAACAATCGGTGGTGCTGTGCGTCAAACACTTTTAAAAGAAACAGATGATCAACTAACTTTATTTGCTCGTAGTGCTAGTCGTTTGAGTGTTAGTGATCGTGAAAAAGTCGTTGCTGGAGATGTGATGAAAGATGCAGATCTAGATAATGCTATGGCTAATCAAGATGCTGTTTTTGTTGCGTTGAGTGGTCCACTGGGACAATTTGCGAAAAAGATTGTTGCTGCAATGGATCGAAATAATGTTTCACGATTATTATTTATTACTTCGATGGGTATTTATAATGAAATTCCTGCTTCGGTTGGTAGTAACGGTAATTTGGAAAACAATAGTGTACTTCGTTCTTATCGTGAAGCGGCTGATGTAGTCGAAGGATCTGACTTGAACTATACCGTTATTCGTCCGGGTTGGTTTACTAATGGTCCAGTTAATTATGAAATTACTCGTAAGGGTGAACCTTTTGGTGGACATGATGTTTCAATCAGTTCAATCGCTGATTTTGTTAAAAATGCGGTGGCTGATGAAACTTATTACTCACATGATAGTGTTGGTTTGAATACAAAGTAA
- a CDS encoding LysR family transcriptional regulator, producing MFQQMQYFIAIVKNHSFTQAAVECNISQSAISQQMKELESYLGVKLLERKGRSFEVTEAGQYFYTHSQDILADVEQLVHNTVKIVKNDEVELNVGYLRSFGTTEFLQTVSQFTQTYPKVKIHITSGNHEELYKLLRTGQIDLNFSDQRRALSNEYQNEFLTASEFMVAVSRSLPVETEKIDVEDLADLSCILISDSDNPTTDETYYRDILGVKSNFIFAKNYDEAQMLVASNQGYLIINARMQKQMNPDIVKMIKLVKGNRKLEQKYYAYWKANNSGFYIETFADLLKRSFV from the coding sequence ATGTTTCAACAAATGCAATATTTTATCGCTATCGTCAAAAATCATAGTTTCACTCAGGCGGCAGTCGAGTGCAATATTTCGCAATCGGCTATTTCTCAACAAATGAAAGAGCTAGAGAGCTATTTAGGTGTGAAGTTACTAGAACGTAAAGGTCGCAGTTTTGAAGTAACTGAAGCTGGACAATATTTCTATACCCACAGTCAGGACATTTTGGCTGATGTGGAGCAACTAGTTCATAATACTGTCAAAATTGTCAAAAATGATGAAGTCGAGTTGAATGTTGGCTATTTGAGAAGTTTTGGAACAACTGAATTTCTACAGACCGTTTCTCAATTCACCCAAACTTATCCTAAAGTTAAAATTCATATTACTAGTGGCAATCATGAAGAACTGTATAAACTTTTACGGACTGGTCAAATTGATTTGAATTTTTCAGATCAACGTCGAGCCTTGTCGAATGAATATCAAAATGAATTTTTAACAGCTAGTGAATTTATGGTTGCAGTCAGCCGATCATTGCCTGTAGAAACTGAAAAAATTGATGTTGAAGATTTAGCCGACTTATCATGTATCTTAATTTCCGATAGTGATAATCCAACCACTGATGAGACATATTATCGAGATATTTTAGGTGTCAAAAGTAATTTTATTTTTGCTAAGAATTACGATGAAGCACAAATGTTAGTGGCATCTAATCAAGGTTATTTGATTATCAATGCTCGAATGCAAAAGCAAATGAATCCCGACATTGTCAAAATGATCAAGTTAGTTAAAGGCAATCGCAAGTTAGAACAAAAATATTATGCTTACTGGAAAGCTAATAATTCCGGCTTTTATATTGAAACCTTTGCCGATTTATTGAAGAGGAGTTTTGTATAA
- a CDS encoding zinc-dependent alcohol dehydrogenase family protein: protein MRAATFIEPGKMEVRDYPMPTIQKPTDAIIKIIRACVCGSDLWWYRGISKREAGSTVGHEAIGIVESVGSEVTDVKVGDFVIAPFTHGCGHCAACLAGFDGDCLNKEAGGNGGYQGEYLRFINANWALVKIPGQPEDYSDEMLNNFLALADVMATGFHAAKSAEVKKDDTVVVMGDGAVGLSGVLSAKLLGAKRIIAMSRHEDRQKLAKEFGATDIIAERGDEAVEKVMELTKTGADAVLECVGTEQSVDTAVKVGRPGAIVGRVGVPQKAEMNTNNLFWKNIGLRGGIASVTTDDKEILLDAVLSGKINPGKVFTKRFDLDHIQDAYEAMDKRTAIKSLLIINK, encoded by the coding sequence ATGAGAGCAGCAACTTTTATTGAACCAGGAAAAATGGAAGTTAGAGACTATCCAATGCCAACAATTCAAAAACCAACTGATGCAATTATCAAAATCATTCGGGCTTGTGTCTGCGGTTCGGATTTATGGTGGTACCGTGGAATTTCTAAACGGGAAGCTGGTTCAACAGTTGGTCATGAAGCCATTGGTATTGTGGAGTCAGTTGGCTCAGAAGTTACAGACGTTAAAGTTGGTGATTTTGTCATCGCACCATTTACACATGGGTGTGGTCACTGTGCCGCTTGTTTAGCAGGATTTGATGGGGATTGTTTGAACAAAGAAGCCGGTGGCAATGGCGGTTATCAAGGTGAATATTTACGTTTTATTAATGCTAACTGGGCTCTAGTTAAGATCCCCGGTCAACCAGAAGATTACTCTGATGAAATGCTCAATAATTTCTTAGCTTTAGCAGATGTAATGGCAACTGGTTTCCATGCTGCAAAGAGTGCCGAGGTTAAAAAAGATGATACCGTCGTAGTTATGGGTGATGGTGCCGTTGGTTTGAGTGGGGTCCTTTCAGCAAAACTACTTGGAGCTAAGAGAATTATTGCTATGAGTCGTCATGAAGATCGTCAAAAGTTAGCTAAGGAATTTGGTGCAACTGATATTATTGCTGAACGTGGCGATGAGGCGGTTGAAAAAGTTATGGAATTAACAAAGACTGGGGCTGATGCCGTGCTGGAATGTGTCGGAACTGAACAGTCAGTTGATACAGCAGTTAAAGTCGGTCGTCCCGGAGCAATCGTTGGCCGTGTTGGTGTTCCCCAAAAGGCAGAAATGAATACTAATAATTTATTCTGGAAAAATATTGGACTTCGTGGCGGAATTGCCTCAGTTACAACAGATGATAAAGAAATTTTATTAGATGCTGTTTTAAGTGGGAAAATTAATCCGGGTAAAGTCTTCACGAAACGATTTGATCTTGATCATATTCAAGATGCTTATGAAGCAATGGACAAGAGAACTGCTATTAAATCATTATTAATTATTAATAAATAA
- a CDS encoding nitroreductase family protein: protein METFEMIKSRKAVRQYTGQISDEQLNNILLAANAGSVGLGKFEDYRLTVIQKPEVLSKLTGIYDAPTVIVVSSTNNGLMEGNSAGTIVHNMELAAENQGLGANYNMACLGSIPENVIPDGFKPLFAMTLGQTTETFTPRNISLSKIATNIVK, encoded by the coding sequence ATGGAAACTTTTGAAATGATTAAATCACGTAAAGCTGTTCGTCAATACACTGGTCAAATTAGTGATGAACAATTAAATAATATTTTATTAGCTGCCAACGCTGGATCCGTTGGTTTAGGAAAATTTGAAGATTATCGTTTAACCGTTATTCAAAAACCAGAAGTTTTATCAAAACTAACTGGAATTTATGATGCACCCACTGTTATTGTCGTCTCTTCTACTAATAATGGTTTAATGGAAGGCAATTCGGCTGGTACCATCGTTCACAATATGGAACTAGCCGCTGAAAACCAGGGTCTAGGTGCCAATTATAATATGGCTTGTCTCGGTTCAATTCCCGAGAATGTTATCCCAGATGGTTTCAAGCCTCTCTTTGCCATGACCCTAGGACAAACTACTGAAACTTTTACCCCTCGTAATATTTCATTAAGCAAAATTGCCACAAATATCGTTAAATAG
- a CDS encoding SDR family oxidoreductase, protein MTNKILVIGGTGNIGYPLVQYLNQHNVPTVAGAHNLAKATQEFQEYNNVEVRHFDFLDSSTFETALTGVNKVFFVRPPQLANPKKDMLPFLKYVKTQNIEQIVFISLLGVEKNPMTPHHQIEQMIVDMDLPYTFIRPSFFMQNLNTTHQFDIKENHDLFIPAGNSRTSFIDTRDIGEIAGIALLDDKYLNQKLNITGPMALSYHEIAQIMTKVLGTPITYSQPSLWKFRKVMLQRGMKKDFVNVMVMLYLITQLGNAKEVTDTAEKVLGHEPKTIENYIQDYQEDFK, encoded by the coding sequence ATGACAAATAAAATTTTAGTAATTGGCGGAACTGGTAATATCGGATATCCCTTGGTCCAATATTTGAATCAACATAACGTTCCAACCGTTGCCGGAGCACATAACCTTGCCAAAGCTACCCAAGAATTTCAGGAATATAATAATGTGGAAGTTAGACACTTTGATTTCTTAGATTCATCCACTTTTGAAACAGCACTTACTGGAGTTAATAAAGTCTTCTTCGTAAGGCCGCCACAGTTGGCTAATCCAAAAAAAGATATGTTGCCCTTTCTAAAATACGTCAAAACACAAAATATTGAGCAAATCGTCTTCATTTCTCTATTAGGTGTTGAGAAAAATCCCATGACACCACATCATCAAATCGAACAAATGATTGTAGACATGGACCTGCCCTACACTTTCATCAGACCAAGTTTCTTCATGCAAAATCTCAATACAACTCATCAATTCGATATAAAAGAAAATCACGACCTATTCATCCCTGCCGGAAATTCACGAACTAGTTTCATTGATACTAGAGATATCGGAGAGATAGCTGGAATTGCCTTATTAGATGACAAATATCTGAATCAAAAGCTAAATATCACTGGACCAATGGCTTTGTCATATCACGAGATTGCCCAAATAATGACTAAAGTTTTGGGAACACCAATAACTTACAGCCAACCAAGTTTATGGAAATTCAGAAAAGTAATGTTACAACGAGGAATGAAAAAAGACTTCGTTAACGTCATGGTCATGCTTTATTTAATTACACAGCTAGGTAATGCCAAAGAAGTCACCGATACTGCTGAAAAAGTTCTTGGACACGAGCCAAAAACTATTGAAAACTACATTCAAGATTATCAAGAAGATTTCAAATAA
- a CDS encoding aldo/keto reductase produces the protein MSIFDETITLNNGVKIPKLALGVWEIPDDKVADAVKSAVDIGYRHIDTAQAYGNERGVGEGVRNASVSRDKIFVNSKVAAEIKNYDEAKRSIDETLSKMDLDYLDMMIIHNPQPWNEVNQGNDRHFEGNLETWRAMEDAVKAGKLKTIGVSSFDKEDLDNLIKNSSTKPAVNQVQIHIGDTPMDIIKYSQANDIAVEAFSPVAHGAALKDERIKQMAAKYNVSVPQLCIRYDWQLNVIVLPKSANPEHMKDNAELDFEISDEDMKILMEIDQMDYGEASVFPVFGGKL, from the coding sequence ATGTCAATTTTTGATGAAACAATTACATTAAATAACGGAGTTAAAATCCCTAAGTTAGCTTTGGGTGTTTGGGAAATCCCTGATGATAAAGTAGCTGATGCCGTCAAGAGTGCCGTTGATATCGGTTATCGTCATATTGATACAGCTCAAGCTTATGGCAATGAACGAGGTGTTGGTGAAGGTGTTCGTAATGCTAGTGTTAGCCGTGATAAAATTTTTGTAAATTCTAAGGTTGCCGCTGAGATTAAAAATTACGATGAAGCTAAGCGGTCAATTGACGAAACCTTGAGTAAGATGGATTTGGATTATTTGGATATGATGATTATTCATAACCCTCAACCTTGGAATGAAGTTAACCAAGGCAATGATCGTCACTTTGAAGGTAATTTGGAAACATGGCGTGCGATGGAAGATGCTGTCAAAGCTGGTAAGTTAAAGACTATTGGTGTCTCAAGTTTTGATAAGGAAGATTTGGATAATTTAATTAAAAATAGTTCAACTAAACCAGCAGTCAATCAAGTGCAGATTCATATCGGCGATACACCAATGGATATTATCAAATATTCTCAAGCTAATGATATTGCAGTCGAAGCATTTTCACCTGTTGCCCATGGTGCAGCTTTGAAGGATGAACGCATTAAGCAAATGGCTGCTAAATATAATGTCAGCGTGCCACAATTGTGCATTCGTTATGATTGGCAATTGAACGTAATTGTCTTGCCTAAGTCAGCCAATCCTGAACATATGAAGGATAATGCAGAATTGGATTTTGAAATTTCTGATGAAGATATGAAGATTTTAATGGAGATTGATCAAATGGATTATGGTGAGGCTAGCGTCTTTCCAGTCTTTGGTGGCAAGCTTTAA
- a CDS encoding nuclear transport factor 2 family protein: MKSESVNMMTDKETIVQLYRDENTAMVEKDLNKLNEILASSMKLTHMTGYVQPKLEWIDQIQNDEMQYFASHEEAIKDIEIDDDKASLVGQNQVQAKIWGGGVNTWPLQMKMYFAKQNGNWIITNQVASTY, encoded by the coding sequence ATGAAATCAGAAAGTGTGAATATGATGACTGATAAAGAAACAATTGTGCAATTATATCGTGACGAAAATACAGCTATGGTTGAAAAAGACCTCAATAAATTAAATGAAATTTTGGCTTCAAGTATGAAATTAACTCATATGACAGGATATGTTCAACCAAAATTAGAGTGGATTGACCAGATTCAAAATGATGAAATGCAATATTTCGCTTCACATGAAGAAGCTATTAAAGATATTGAAATTGATGATGATAAAGCTAGTTTAGTTGGACAGAATCAAGTTCAAGCTAAAATCTGGGGTGGTGGGGTTAATACTTGGCCACTACAGATGAAGATGTATTTTGCTAAACAAAATGGCAACTGGATTATTACTAATCAGGTCGCCAGTACTTACTAA
- a CDS encoding SDR family oxidoreductase: MSLKDKVVVIMGASSGIGAATANLLAKQGAKLSIAARRLNRLEEIKQQNTGAEIKTFEADVTKADEVQKVIDGTVAAYGRIDVLFNNAGIMPVNNLDQLAHDEWQNMLDINVKGILNGIAAALPVMKQQKSGHVITTSSVLGYEVLPGYAAYSGTKYAVRAIMEGLRQEEHANNIKTTIIAPGSVKTELFNSINNKEVREGIVDAMKQPGAEMMALQPEEIAQAVAFAIDTPANMAVNEMVIRPTGQEV; encoded by the coding sequence ATGAGTTTAAAAGATAAAGTAGTAGTTATTATGGGAGCCTCCAGTGGTATTGGTGCCGCCACAGCTAATTTGTTGGCTAAACAAGGTGCAAAGTTAAGCATTGCTGCTCGGAGATTAAATCGTTTGGAAGAAATTAAACAACAAAATACAGGCGCTGAAATCAAAACTTTTGAAGCAGACGTAACTAAAGCTGATGAGGTTCAAAAAGTTATTGATGGGACGGTTGCAGCATATGGTCGAATCGATGTTTTATTCAATAATGCTGGGATTATGCCAGTAAATAATTTGGACCAATTAGCTCATGATGAATGGCAAAATATGCTTGATATTAATGTAAAAGGTATCTTGAACGGGATTGCTGCAGCCTTACCAGTTATGAAGCAACAAAAGAGCGGGCATGTAATTACCACATCATCAGTTTTAGGCTATGAAGTTTTACCTGGTTATGCAGCTTATTCGGGAACAAAATATGCGGTTCGAGCAATCATGGAAGGTTTGCGCCAAGAAGAGCATGCCAATAATATTAAAACAACAATTATTGCTCCAGGTTCTGTAAAAACGGAATTGTTTAATTCTATTAATAATAAGGAAGTTCGTGAAGGAATAGTTGACGCGATGAAACAGCCGGGTGCCGAAATGATGGCTTTACAACCAGAAGAAATTGCTCAAGCAGTAGCCTTCGCAATTGATACCCCAGCTAATATGGCTGTTAATGAAATGGTAATTCGTCCTACAGGACAAGAAGTTTAA
- a CDS encoding cytochrome b5 domain-containing protein: MTDKQFTLEELKKYNGENGNPAYVAIDGTVYDVTDVEPWQGGKHHGNVAGNDLSEAIMKSPHKHSVLAKLNEVGKLA, translated from the coding sequence ATGACAGATAAACAATTTACACTTGAGGAATTGAAAAAATATAATGGTGAAAATGGCAATCCAGCATATGTAGCAATCGATGGTACTGTTTATGATGTAACTGATGTGGAACCATGGCAAGGTGGCAAGCATCACGGAAATGTTGCTGGAAACGATTTGTCTGAAGCAATTATGAAATCGCCACATAAACATTCCGTTTTAGCTAAGTTAAATGAAGTTGGCAAATTAGCCTAA